The Pararhizobium sp. IMCC21322 sequence GCTGTTCATCCGCGGTCGTGAAGGGATGCAGCTAACCCCAAAGGGCGCTGATCTCATTGAGTCCGCCAAACAGATGGGCAGCGCCGCAACCGGGTTTGCACGTCATGCATCGGGACTGGATGAAGACATCAGCGGAGTTGTCCGGATATCAGCCAATGAAGTCTTTGGCGTGTTGATCCTGCCTCGTATGTTGCCGGAATTTTTGGACAACAATCCGGGTATTGAAATCGAACTTGTGGTCGATAACTCAGCAACAAACCTCACCCAACGTGACGCAGATGTGGCAATACGCATGTTTCGCCCAAAGCAAAATGACTTGGTTGCACGTAAGATTGCCGAGTTGCCCTTAGGCCTTTACGCTCATCACAATTACCTGTCCAAATATGGTGTCCCAAAAACCCTGAGTGAACTTCATGCGCACCGGCTCATCGGGTTTGATCGGGAAACCTCTCTGATCGATGCCAGCCGGACGGTGGGTGCAGTCTTCACACCTGAGGATTTTGCGCTGCGTTGCGACAACATCCTGACCCATATTGAAGCAATTCGGTCAGGCGTCGGAATCGGTGTCACCCATCAGGGCCTGGCAGATCAGTGGAAAGATGTGGATCAGGTATTGCCAGATATTGCTCTGCCCAATCTTGAGCTCTGGATTGCCTGTCATTCCGAAGTGCGGCACAACAAGCGCCTGCGCAAAGTGATGGATTTTCTCGGGTCCAAACTCAAAAATCCGTATGAGAGCGTCTACATCGCACCTTAAGTGGGTCGCTACTGCCCGGTTTTTTCACCGGCCGGCGTCTCCGCGACGCCCAAAGCGTCCGCCAACCGGGTTTTTGCTGATCCCGGCTGCAAAGGTTTTTGCTGGCTTTCGTGGGGTGCCCAACCTGACAGCGAGACAATCTGAAACGTCGCTGGCACCTTCCCGTCAGCTTCAGAAAATCGCTCTTTGTAAAGCGCCATGGCACGCAACAGCACATCGCGCCGCAAAGGCCGTGATGCACCCGATTTCAGAATATTAGTCGCACCCATGGCTCGTAAATCCGACAACAGGCGCAAAGGATTGCCATAACGCACGACCAGCGTGTCAATATCAGCAACCGGCAGGCCAAAGCCCGCCCGCTGCAGCAGCGCACCCATGTCCCGAACCTCGCCAAAAGGAAGAACCCGGGGCGCCGCGCCGCCGAGAATCTCGCTTTCAGCTTCCAGTAAAACCTCACGCAATTCAAACAGCGTATCACCGCCAAATACCGCTCCCAAAAACAGCCCATCCGGTTTAAGAGCACGGCGAAACTGGATCAGCACGCCGGGTAGATCATTGGCAAATTGCAGCGACAGAACAGACGTGACGAGATCATACTGACCACCATCATCATTTCTGTCACCAAGAAGCAGGCCCGTTTCATCCCGAGGGCGATCTATATCCGCACCCGCAAAGCCTGTCCCAACGGAAACGGTCTCCACTTTGCCTGTGGCCAACAGGGCCTCAGCCAACGCGCGATCCGGTGCATCCACATCCAAGGCATGTACAAAGCTGCGGTTCACAGCATCCAGCCGTTCCGTCAAATCAGAAAGCGCTGACTGTCTGAGAAACCCCGCATCTGCAAAAGCATCTGGCTGCGCCAGGGCACGACTGCGCCGCGCAGCGAGCAGTGCATGATTAAAAAGGGCGGGAACGTTAGACATGAAATCGGTCTGTCAAATTTAAACCTTAAAGGCCCTCAAGGCGCTCAGCCATTTCATTGATCAGCCGGGCAGCTTCATCCATCTGCGTGACAAGCTGTGCTTCGCTTTGCTGGACCCGCTCCATCACCTGATCACGGGTCCCACGCAGCCCTTCAAGTTCGGTCTCCAAAACAGACACCTTGTTGCGCAGCTCAAACACTTCGTCCTGCCCCATCACACCGGCCATAACGGTCAAACGCTGATCACCGATTTCGCCGAAGGAGGAGCGCAATTGCTTGACCAAAGCATCAAACTGCTCTGCCAGAGCCTGCAGATGCGCTTCCTGACCATCCTCGCAGGCCATGCGGTAGCTGCGGCCATTAATGTTGACTGTAATTTGCGCCATAATCCGCCCGCTCTTCTCCCCGCAGTCTACTGCGCCTGATTTTCCAGAACCGTGCGGATAGTCTCCATAGCGGCAGCCAGCCTCCGCGATACATCCTGATTGACCTGCTGCATGGCCTGTCCCCGGCCTTCTGCCTGATCAAGCCGCGCCGCAAGACGTTTTCGTTCATCATTCATCCGATTGAATTCAGAGCGCAATTCGCCCTGATTTTCATCCAGTTTCAGGCGATATTCTACTGCCGCGCGCAAATGCTGCACAGAGTTTCCCAGCCGCTCCAGCGAAGCGCTGACATCAGATTGCAGAGCAGCGTCTTTTGGCACGGCAGCTTCATTTGGGGCTGCCTTCTGCACGTCCAAATTGCTCTCGGCAGCGTTCTGGGCAGCGTTTTGCGCAGCCGGCTTTGGATTTCTCGCAAAAGTTCCTGAAAAAGGTCTTTGGGCCATCGGATGCTAATGTGTTGCGCCAGAAGACCGATTGGGTATTCAACTCGGGGCTTCGGCTGGTTTTGACCAAAGTCATCAATCAAGCCTTCATTTCCCGAGGCTTGAAGACTCACTAAAGTGCGGTTTCATAAACATTCATACTCAGAAGCAGGCAATTATGCGGCAAAGCCACATTCAGCACCCTTCGCCGAAGCAACTCGCCACCCTGCCGATCCTGTGCAGGCGTCTAATATGCGAAGTTTGCCTCTTTGCGCGGATTCGCACAAGTCCTTTTATGACAATGGCTTGGTCAAATTTCATTATAGGACGCTGTAAGGCGTATCAGACATTTTTTCCATCATCGGCGATCCTGCCCCTTACACCAGCCTGCAGCACTGGCAGCTGCCCGATTGACTCACGGGTGCCAGATGCTATGTGTCTGCGCAAACCAACAACAGGATCAAATCGTCGGTCTGCGGGGACCATGACGCGCCTTTTGGCCCTGACCAACACATCACCCAACCGGGATTAAAGAGACACTCTCTATGACAAACAGTGAAAAACATAACAGCATGGCCAATGCCATTCGCGCCCTTTCCATGGACGCTGTTCAAGCGGCAAATTCAGGCCATCCGGGCCTGCCAATGGGCGTTGCAGATATCGCCACGGTTCTGTTCACCAAATTCATGAAATTTGATCCTGTTGATTCAAAATGGGCAGACCGTGACCGGTTTGTTCTGTCTGCCGGCCATGGATCCATGCTGTTATATTCGCTGCTCTATCTGCTGGGTTACGAAGACATGACTCTGGAGGAAATCAAGAATTTCCGCCAAATGGGATCAAAGACTGCTGGTCACCCGGAATACGGCCATGCGACAGGTATTGAAACCACCACCGGCCCACTGGGTCAGGGCCTTGCCACAGCAGTTGGCATGGCCATGGCAGAAAAGAAGATGGCCGATGAATTTGGCTCGGGCATCGTCGATCACCACACTTATGTCGTGGCATCCGATGGTGATTTGATGGAAGGCATCAGTCATGAAGCCATTTCACTGGCGGGCCATCTTGGCCTCAACAAGCTGATCGTGCTGTTCGACAATAATGGCATTTCAATTGACGGCCCGTTGACCCTGTCGGAATCCGGCGACCAGATCAAACGCTTTGAAGCGGCAAACTGGAACACGATTTCAGTTGATGGCCACGACGAAGAAGCCATCGCGGAAGCCATTGAAGCGGCCCAGAGCAGTGACAAGCCCACGCTGATTGCCTGCAAGACAATCATCGGCTACGGCGCACCAAACAAAGCCGGCAAATCAGCGGCTCACGGCTCACCACTAGGCCCTGAAGAGATTGCCGGCGCACGCAAAAACCTCGGCTGGGATCATGAGCCTTTCGACATTCCAAGCGACGTTCTGGATGCATGGCGCATTGCCGGATTGCGGTCCTCGCAGGCGCACAAGGAATGGAACAAACAATTCGCCAAGCTGGATTCTGACGTTCGGTCCGAATTTGAGCGCCGCACCAATGGCAGATTGCCCGCTGGTTTTGGTCAGGCCATTCTGAACTACAAAAAACAACTCGCCATCGAACCACCGACAATGGCAACGCGGAAATCATCCGAAGCTGCATTGGAAGTGGTCAACGCCGCAATTCCGGAAACCATTGGCGGCTCTGCCGATCTGACAGGGTCCAACAACACCCGCACCAAGGACATGGTCGCCTGGTCTGCGGATGATTTTTCCGGACGCTTTGTCCATTATGGCATTCGCGAGCATGGCATGGCAGCCGCTATGAATGGCATGGCCCTGCATGGCGGCCTCATTCCTTATTCCGGCGGCTTTCTGATTTTCTCCGATTACTGCCGGCCATCCATCCGTCTGGCAGCCCTGATGGGCATCCGCGTTATTCACGTGCTCACGCATGATTCCATTGGCCTTGGCGAAGATGGTCCAACCCATCAGCCCGTTGAGCATCTGGCTGCTTTGCGCGCCATTCCAAACCTCAACGTTTTCCGCCCCTGTGATGCAGTGGAAACTGCAGAATGCTGGCAACTGGCTCTGGAAAACGAGACCGCACCAAGTGCAATGGCACTGACCCGCCAGAACCTGAAGCCAGCCCGTCATGAATTTGACACCGAAAACCTGTGCGCACGCGGCGCTTACGAGGTTGTCATTTCTGAAGGCGAGACTGCAGACGTCACCCTGTTTGCATCTGGCTCCGAAGTCGAGATCGCCATTGAGGCCAGCGAAATGCTCACTCAGGCCGGTCACACCACACGTGTTGTTTCGGTGCCATGTTTTGAGCTGTTTGAAGCCCAGAGTGCGGAATATAAAGCAGCCACCATTGGCAACTCGAAGGTAAAGATTGCCATCGAAGCAGCTATAGAAATGGGCTGGCGCCGCTTTACCGGAGACAATGGAGATTTTGTCGGCATGACCGGCTTTGGTGCATCGGGACCTTACAAGGAATTATACGAACATTTTGGAATTACAGCCGAGGCCGTCGTAGAGCTGGCGACCAAAAAGCTGGCCAAATAGGGCTCTACGCCTGACATTAAATTGAAGAACTGATAGATCTCCCGTTCGGGAAAGGAAAATAGGAATGACTGTAAAAGTTGCCATTAATGGTTTTGGACGTATTGGCCGTAATGTTCTGCGTGCCATCATCGAATCTGGCCGGACCGACATTCAGGTCATCGGCATTAATGATCTGGGTCCAGTTGAAACCAATGCGCATCTGATGCGCTATGATTCCGTTCATGGCAGATTCCCCGGCACCGTAACGGTCGATGGCGACACCATTGACGTTGGTCAGGGGCCAATCAAGGTCACAGCAATTCGCGATCCGAAAGAACTGCCATGGGGCGACGTCGATGTCGCTTTGGAATGCACCGGCATTTTCACCAATCGGGAAAAGGCTGGTTTCCACTTGGAAAACGGCTCCAAGAAGGTGCTGATTTCCGCACCTGGCGGCTCCGATGTGAAAACCATCGTCTATGGCGTCAATGATGCGAGCCTTTCTGCAGATGACAAGATCGTCTCTAACGCGTCTTGTACAACCAACTGCCTGTCACCCGTGGTTTATGTGCTGAACAATGCAATCGGCATCGACAAGGGCTTCATGACAACGATCCACTCTTATACCGGTGATCAGCCAACTCTGGACACCATGCACAAGGATCTGTACCGGGGCCGCGCAGCAGCCCTGTCCATGATCCCGACATCAACTGGCGCTGCCAAGGCAGTTGGCCTGGTATTGCCGGAATTGAACGGCAAGCTGGATGGTGTTGCGATTCGCGTGCCAACACCGAATGTCTCGGTTGTAGATCTGACCTTCAACGCCTCACGCGCAACCAGCGTTGAGGAAATCAACGACGCCATCCGCGCTGCCGCAGACGGAGAGCTGAAAGGCATTCTGGGCTATACAGACGAGCCACTGGTTTCCTCGGACTTCAACCATGACAGCCATTCATCTGTATTCCATATGGATCAGACCAAAGTCATGGACGGCACCATGTGCCGGATTTTGACCTGGTACGATAATGAATGGGGTTTCTCCAATCGAATGAGCGACACAGCCGTTGCAATGGGCAAACTGAACTGATTAAAAAGGGTTGCTTCGGCAGCCCTTTTTCTTGGTACCTCCACACCTTAGCCTTTAATGGAGAGCAGTCATGTCGCCCGAAAATATTTTGACCTTCTGGTTTGAAGAACACACCCAAGATGATTGGTTTGGCGGAAAAGCCGAGTTTGACGACGCGGTGAAAGCCCGCTTCGGTGATCTTGTGCCACAGGCGGAAGCAAGTGAGCTGTTCGGCTGGCGCAAATCACCACAAGGCCGTTTGGCTGAGATCATCATTCTGGATCAATTCACACGCCAATTATTCCGCGGAGAAGCAAGGGCCTTTGCCAGCGATCGTCTGGCACTTGCACTGGCGCAGGAGGCCGTTGCAAGCGGCGATGACCTGCAATTGAGCGAAGTGCAGCGGTCATTTCTCTACATGCCCTACATGCATTCTGAAAGTCTGGTCATCCAGCACGAATCCGTTCGGGTTTTCACCCCGCTGGATGAAGATGATTTGAAATTTGCCGAAGGCCACCGCGAAATTATTCAGCGCTTCGGACGTTTTCCCAAACGCAACGAAGCCCTCGGACGCGCCTCCACACAAGAAGAACGCGACTACATTGCCGATTCCGGCAGTTCCATGTTTTAAGGACCCCCAAATGTCTGAATTCAAAACGTTTGATGATCTGGACCCATCTGGCAAAACCTGCCTTGTTCGGGTCGATCTGAACGTACCAATGGCCGACGGAAAAGTGACAGACACCACCCGTATCGACCGCATTCTACCCACCATCCGCGAATTGTCGGACAAGGGCGCAAAGACAGTTCTGCTGGCCCATTTCGGACGCCCCAACGGCCAGATCGTGCCCGACATGTCCCTGAAACAGGTCGTTCCCGCACTCACCCACGCAGTTGGAAAACCAATTGCTTTTGCCGCAGACTGTGTTGGCACAACAGCGGAACAGGCGATAGCTGGCCTGATGCCAGGCGATATCATTCTTCTGGAAAATACCCGGTTTCACCCGGGTGAAGAGAAAAACGACCCGGAGCTTGCCCGCGACATGGCAAAACTTGGCGATGTTTATGTCAATGATGCTTTCTCAGCCGCGCACCGCGCCCATGTGTCCACCGAAGGACTGGCCCATTTGCTGCCAGCCTATGCCGGCCGCACCATGCAGGCGGAACTGGAAGCTCTCTCCGCTGGTCTTGGCAATCCTGTAGCGCCGGTCATGGCCATTGTCGGCGGCGCCAAGGTCTCCAGCAAGCTGGACCTTTTACAAAACCTGATGACCAAGGTTGATATGCTGGTGATCGGCGGCGGCATGGCCAACACATTTTTGGCCGCCATGGGCAAGGATGTCGGCAAATCACTGTGCGAACATGATCTGGCCGACACCGCCCGCCACATCATGGACACGGCAGCAGAAAACCAATGTGAAATCATTCTGCCGGTTGATGCAGTCATCGCCCGCGAATTCAAGGCACATGCCGAGAACGAAAACGTCTCGGTCGATGATGTTCCGGCCGACGCCATGATGCTGGATGTCGGGCCAAAGACAATAGCCCTGATCAGCACCAAGCTGGATCAAACAAAAACCCTTGTGTGGAATGGCCCGCTCGGTGCGTTTGAAATGGAGCCGTTTGACTCAGCCACTGTGGCAACCGCCCAACATGCCGGAAAGCTGACAGAAGCTGGCAAACTAATCTCTGTAGCAGGTGGTGGCGACACGGTTTCTGCCATGAACCACGCAGGCGTTGGCAATCAGCTGAGCTACATATCGACGGCTGGCGGCGCATTTTTGGAATGGATGGAAGGCAAACCCCTTCCAGGCGTAGATGCACTCAAAGCCGCCTGAGCGGTGGTTTTCAAGAAGGAGCACACTCATGAGCACAATTCACGACATCGCTTCCGCAATGGTAAAACAGGGACAGGGCCTTCTGGCCGCTGACGAGAGCACCGGCACGATTAAAAAACGCTTCGACAGCATCCATGTCGATTGCACAGCTGCCAGCCGTTGTGAATACCGCGAAATGCTGTTCCGCAGCGACGCTATGAAAGAGGCCGTTTCGGGCGTCATTCTGTTTGAAGAAACACTGAACCAGACCGGATCGGATGGCACCCGCCTGGTCGATCTGATCACGGCCACCGGAGCCATTCCCGGCGTCAAGGTCGACAAGGGCGCAAAGCCGCTTGCGGGCCATCCCGGAGAAACCGTGACGGAAGGCCTTGATGGACTGCGAGAGCGGCTTGCGGAGTATCATGACAAAGGTGCGAGATTCGCAAAATGGCGTTCTGTTATTTCCATCGGCGATGGTCGGCCAAGCTGGAATGCGGTGAAGGCCAATGCCCACGGCCTCGCCCGCTATGCAGCGCTCTGTCAGGAAGCCGGAATTGTGCCCATCGTCGAGCCGGAAGTCGCCATGGACGGGCCGGACGCCAAACACGACATTGATCAATGCGCTGAAGTCTCCCGCTGGGTGCTGAGCGCTGTTTTCAATGAGCTCTACGATGCCAAGGTAGATCTTGAAGGCATGATCCTCAAACCGAACATGGTGGTCCCCGGCCAGCACTGCGCAAAACGCGCCAGCATTGAAGAAGTGGCAGAGAAGACCATTGCCTGCTTCAAGGCTGAAGTCCCGGCGGCGGTTCCCGGCATTGCCTTCCTGTCCGGAGGCCAGACCGATCTTGAAGCCACAGCACATTTGAACGCCATGAATGCGGCCTATGATCTGCCCTGGGTTCTGACCTTCTCCTATGGTCGAGCCTTGCAGGCCTCGGCTCTGAAAACATGGTGTGGCAAGTCGGAAAACACGGCAGCGGCCCAAAAAGCATTCGATCATCGCGCCCGCATGAACGGATTGGCTGCCTGTGGTAAATGGTCAGACAGTTTGGAAGTATAATGGTTGCAAATTTACGCCCCGGTGCTCAGCTGTTTCTGGTGACGCCCCAATTTGACGACAGGGATGCATTTGCAACTCTGTTGGAAACCGTGCTCAAAGCGGCCGATGTCGCGGCTGTGCTGATCGCACCAAGAGGCCCAGACAATGTGTCCGATACCTATCAAAATGACTGCAAGCAACTGGTACCCATCGCCCAGAATCATGGCGCAGCAGCGCTGACCATGAATGACACACAGATCAGTGGCCGTGCCAATGCGGACGGCATTCATCTGACCGGCAATCTGAAAGAACTCAAGGACGTCACCAGCCGTTTCCAACCGAAAAAAATTGTCGGTGCCGGAGCCATCAAGGACCGGCATGACGCCATGGAAAAAGGCGAAGCCCTGCCGGATTATCTGTTGTTTGGCGATGTGTTTGAAACCGGTGAAAGTGAGACGGAAACAACGCTGGAACTGGCGGGCTGGTGGGCCGATCTGTTTGAAATTCCCTGCGTGGCGATGGCCGGCAAAAATCTCGACGATGTGAGCAACGCGCTCACAACAGGTGCAGATTTTATTGGCGTTGGCAGCTTTGTCTGGCAGCACCCGGATGGCCCAGAAACTGCCATAATGGAAGCTCATAAATTGCTGCAAGGCGGATAGGGCATTGCCCGTCCGGCATCACATTCAGGATTTTTGATCATCTTGCAGCGCACGCTTCTGACAGTGTTTGTTCTTACCGGATTGGCCTTTGCTCCCGCACAGGCCCAGCAGACGGATGCCGTCAATCCAACCGCAACGCCAGACCCTGCCGGGCTTACCGAGCCAGTCGCGACGCTGGAACCTGCCGGAGACCTTTCCGGTGAAGCCGCCGAAACCGAAACGGCAGCGATAAATTTGCCACCCCCCATTCTGGACCCGGCCTTTGGCGCCTATCAGCGTGGTTACTACCTGGAAGCGTTCGGTCTGGCTTTGGAAAAAGCAGAACAGGGTGACGCACCGTCCCAGACCTTACTGGGCCAGATCCTTTATCAGGGTGAGGGGATGGAAAAGAACTACCGTCAAGCGGCAGACTGGTTTCGGTTGGCCGCAAAATCCGGCGATCCACAAGCCAAATTTGCGCTCGGCATGATGCATTTGCGCGGTCATGGCGTCCTTCCGGACAAGGCGATAGCCGCACAAATGTTTCGGGAGGCCGGCCAAACCGGCCACGCAGACGCGCTCTACAATCTGGCGCTTCTGTTTCTGGAAGGCGAGGCGGTGGAACGTAATGTGGGCGTGGCTGCAGCCTATCTGCGCCGTGCAGCGCTTGCAGGACATGCACAGGCACAATATGCGCTGGGCGGGGCATTTGATGAAGGTGCAGGGGTTGCCCGCGATGAAAGTGTCGCGGCTGAATGGTATCAGAAAGCCGCAGAACAAGGCCTTGCCGATGCTCAGATTGAACTGGCGACCATGCTCTTTGAAGGGCGCGGCATTGACCCGGATCAGGAGGCAGCTGCCGCCTGGTTTCTACGCGCCGCAAACGCTGGAAACCCGGTTGCCCAATCCCGCATTGCCCGATTGATGGCAACCGGCAGTGGCACAGAAAGAAACCAGATTGAAGCGGGCAAATGGCACCTCATTTCCCGCCGTTCAGGTCTGGAAGATACATGGCTGACAGACTGGTTTAAAGATCTGACCGATGATGAAAAATCAACGGCTTTCGATCTGTCGCAAGGCTGGCAATAGGCGCTTCCGGACATCAGGGGCTTTCTAGGGTGCGCACCCTAGGCATCAGGGCTCATATCCAGTGTCGTCACCAGCGAAATGATTTGGCCCTTCCTGAGATGAAACACATTTGTGCCGCTGCCCTGTCCGCCGGGAATGGCCTTTGAAATGCAGGTCCAGCGCACCGTTATCACCTCACCCGAGATCGCCACACTGCCAAGTGTAATCACCGCATCATCAAAATCATCACTGCGGCTGGCATCAAAGGCCTGCAGAATGGCGGCACGCCCACGATGGGGCTCCGCACTGCCGGAAAACGGCTCGGTATATTCAGCGTCATTTGAAAACAAAGGCCCCAGCACATCCAGTCCGGATGGTCCGGCCTGCATTGCAAGGAAGAAATTTGTGATCTCTAATGGCATGTGAGTCATGAAAGTGGTCCTGTTCCTATGTCCGTTGATCCAAAACTTCTCAGTGCCCTGTCGTCTGTTGTGGCCGAGCTTGGTAACGTGCCGACCAGGCCGATTCCGCAATCCATTATCAAACCCCTCGCCCCGCTGGTTCGGCCCGGCCTGGAATTGACAATCGATCTGGATGCCAGTCAGGCAATTGGTGCGCCGCTCGTGATGCTGTCAGACAAACCGGCTGAAAGCCTGCTTCTGTCCGCATTGACCCCGCGCCAGAAACATGTTGCGAAGCTGGTGACGGAAGGGAAAACAAACCGCCAGATTGCAGCTGACCTCGGCATTACCCTTGCTACCGTCAAAGACCATGTTCACGCCATTTTACGGCGGTTGAAGCTCCCGTCCCGCGCAACGCTGACAGCGGCACTGAACAACTCGCAGAAAACGTAAATCATCCAGACAAGACGCACAATCCATCCAAGGATGGATGCTCAGCGACCGATCAGACGCGCATTTTCAATGGCAATGACACTTTGATCGGCAAACATCTGCGCCGTTTCAAGCGCCTTGTCATCAAACGGGCGGACCGTCTGACGATAGACGGAAAACGCCCCGATCAACCGCTCTCCGGCCAGCATTGGTATGGCGGCAAAGGACCGCGCGCCACCCAGATCCGCAGTGGCGTGACGCAGCGGATCACCGGTGTGATAAATCGTCTCTGAGCGTACATCGGAAATATTGATCACTTCGTGGGCGGCAATCACACGGCCAAGCCCGGTTTTGGGACCAACATGAAACGACCCCATCTCAGACAGCCAGTCGGAAAACACAGCTGGAATTCCGCGCATGTAATTCGCCCGATAGCCGGAACTATCATCATACTCAAACAGAATGCCAAACTCCGCATCACACAGTTCCAGTGCATAACCCAGCACAGAGGCGATCACCTCGTCCAATTGCCCG is a genomic window containing:
- a CDS encoding helix-turn-helix transcriptional regulator is translated as MSVDPKLLSALSSVVAELGNVPTRPIPQSIIKPLAPLVRPGLELTIDLDASQAIGAPLVMLSDKPAESLLLSALTPRQKHVAKLVTEGKTNRQIAADLGITLATVKDHVHAILRRLKLPSRATLTAALNNSQKT
- a CDS encoding nuclear transport factor 2 family protein, producing MTHMPLEITNFFLAMQAGPSGLDVLGPLFSNDAEYTEPFSGSAEPHRGRAAILQAFDASRSDDFDDAVITLGSVAISGEVITVRWTCISKAIPGGQGSGTNVFHLRKGQIISLVTTLDMSPDA
- a CDS encoding LuxR C-terminal-related transcriptional regulator, whose translation is MQQETLTPREHEVATAYASGDTYHKIAGQLGIAPSTVRTHLTTIYRKLGVSSKIELYGVLNGEAQIQPSDDAEKAALISELALSLEEAVRRERVLGEVLRIISRSNGQLDEVIASVLGYALELCDAEFGILFEYDDSSGYRANYMRGIPAVFSDWLSEMGSFHVGPKTGLGRVIAAHEVINISDVRSETIYHTGDPLRHATADLGGARSFAAIPMLAGERLIGAFSVYRQTVRPFDDKALETAQMFADQSVIAIENARLIGR